A genomic segment from Microbacterium sp. SORGH_AS_0428 encodes:
- a CDS encoding IclR family transcriptional regulator: protein MAMALEGTSDDGARSLIDRAFAILGTFQGGRVRQSLSDISRRTGLPIATCHRIVKRLTEWGALERDGDGRYNIGLRLWETASLAPRSVGLQRLARPYLLDLYETTGYAAHLAIREGLELVSIELLQSPRRPAARPRVGNRYPLHATAIGLVLLAHAPEEVRAEVLARPLTAFTSRTYTDPVLLERLLADIRRSGYAVSDRQVDNVHISVAAPVYAADGSVVAACSLALTEQDVDGKNMIHLVRLTATSISRQLAAAGYARPES from the coding sequence ATGGCGATGGCGCTGGAGGGTACGTCCGACGACGGTGCGCGCTCTCTGATCGACCGGGCCTTCGCCATCCTCGGCACCTTCCAGGGCGGCCGCGTGCGGCAGTCCCTCTCCGACATCTCCCGCCGCACCGGCCTGCCGATCGCGACCTGTCACCGCATCGTCAAGCGCCTCACCGAGTGGGGCGCGCTGGAGCGGGACGGCGACGGGCGCTACAACATCGGCCTGCGCCTGTGGGAGACGGCGTCGCTCGCGCCGCGGTCGGTGGGGCTGCAGCGCCTCGCCCGGCCGTATCTGCTCGACCTCTACGAGACGACGGGATACGCCGCGCACCTCGCGATCCGTGAGGGGCTCGAGCTGGTGTCGATCGAACTGCTGCAGAGCCCGCGTCGGCCGGCGGCGCGACCACGCGTCGGGAACAGGTATCCGTTGCACGCGACGGCGATCGGCCTCGTGCTCCTCGCCCATGCGCCCGAGGAGGTGCGGGCGGAGGTCCTCGCGCGTCCGCTCACCGCGTTCACCTCCCGCACCTACACCGACCCCGTGCTGCTCGAGCGCCTGCTCGCCGACATCCGCCGCAGCGGCTACGCGGTGAGCGACCGGCAGGTGGACAATGTGCACATCAGCGTCGCCGCACCCGTCTACGCGGCGGACGGCTCCGTCGTCGCCGCCTGCTCGCTCGCTCTGACCGAACAGGATGTGGACGGCAAGAACATGATCCACCTCGTGCGGCTGACGGCGACCTCCATCTCCCGGCAGCTCGCCGCGGCGGGATACGCGCGCCCCGAGTCCTGA